The nucleotide window GAATCCTGTTGTTGCGCCATGCTGACTACCGGCAGGAGGCAGGTAAGTACAATTGGCAAAAGGTGTTTTCTCATATAAGCGGCTATATTTTGCAATAAAACTAATTAATTGGCAGTGTTCTTACAAATAACAAATAAATGGTTTTTGGGTCTCCGCCAATTGAAAATTCAGCGTTACCTTCGTATACGAAGTAATCTGGCCGCTGGCACACATTTACAACAGGGCCTTTTTACTAATCGCTTTCCGTTCGTTAAAAAAAAGATCATGCGTATAGGAATTGTATGTTATCCTACATACGGTGGTAGTGGAGTATTGGCAACCGAGCTGGGCAAGGCCCTGGCAGATAAAGGCCATATGGTACATTTTATTACGTACCAGCAACCGGTAAGGCTCAATGCATTTCACGCCAACATATATTACCACGAGGTACAGGTCCCTACCTATCCTCTCTTCGATTTCCCACCCTATGAATCTGCCCTCAGCAGCACCATGGTGGATGTAATCCTTAATCAGAAACTGGACCTGCTCCACGTGCACTATGCGATCCCACATGCCTCCACGGCATATTTGGCCAAACAGATCGTAAGTAAACAAGGCAGGGTGGTGCCATTTATCACCACACTTCACGGTACCGACATTACACTGGTAGGTAAAGACAAGACTTACGCACCGGTGGTAACTTTCTCCATCAACGAGTCTGATGCCATCACAGCCGTATCCGAAAACCTCCGGGACGAGACCTACAAGTATTTCCAGATAGAAAAAGACATCTCCGTGATCTACAACTTTGTGGACACACAGCGCTTCCGTCGCCGGGAGATGCCTCATTTCCGTAATGCCATCGCTCCCAATGGCGAAAAGATATTACTGCATGTGTCCAACTTCCGTAAGGTAAAAAGGGTGCCTGATGTAGTAAAGGTTTTTGCTAAAGTGAGAGAACAGATACCTGCCAAATTACTGCTGGTGGGAGATGGACCAGACAGACCCTCCATCGAATGCCTTTGCCGCGACCTGGGTATTTGTGAAGATGTAAGGTTTGTAGGTAAACAAGAACAGCTGGAAGATGTAATGTCGATCAGCGATCTCTTCCTGTTGCCATCTGATTACGAAAGTTTTGGTCTGGCGGCCCTCGAAGCGATGGCTGCTCAGGTACCGGTTATCTCCTCCAATGCCGGCGGTCTTCCGGAAATCAATATTCCAGGCCAGACCGGTTATATGAGCGATGTAGGAGATGTGGACGATATGGCAGCCAATGCATTGAAGTTGCTGCAGGATGATGAACTGCTGGCTAAAGTCCGCAAGGGAGCATTGGCACAGGCACTGCGTTTTCATATCGACAACATTATCCCGCAGTACGAGGCATTGTACGAGCAGGTGTTACAGCAGCAGGTACAACAGCAGGCACAGTTGCATTAACGATGGCGTATCCACCGTTCGGGGTTCTGCAGCACCATATTACGGTAAATCTGTAATTCTATTTCACCATTGCTGGCAACAGCACTGCCGGCAGCAGCTCCCAACACGTGGCCACGTTTTACCGCCATGCCTTTTTTAACACGTACATCCACCAGCCTTACATAGTTGGTAAAATACTTTCCGTGGCGCAGGGTAACCATATATCCTGCGCCCGGAACACTGAATACCATTATCACTTCTCCATCAAAGATTGCTTTTACGGCTGCCCCTCTGGACGTAGTGATCACGATACCATTGTGTTCTACCTGCACTTTTCCTACCGAGCTGGTACCAAACCGGCCAGAGATCCTGCCGGCATCTACCGGCCAGGGAAGCCTTCCGCGGTTAGCTTCGAAATCACGTGACAACGACAATGCTTCCGGCGTAGCAGCCAGTACATCTTCCTTAGGCGTTTCTTTTACCGGAGGATCGTCGTCTTCGTCTTTTTCAGGCACGGTTACTTTAGGAGGTTTGCGACCTGCTTTTTTAGCAGCTGCCAGTGCTTTTTTACGGGCAGCTTCCCGGGCAGCCAACTGCGCTTTCCGTTTGGCTTCTGCCTTCCGTTTACGCGCTGCAGCAGCAGCCAGCTCTCTTTTACGGGCTTCTTCTATCTCCCGGCGGATGGCATTTTGGATGGCCTTGTCTACCTGACGGGCTTCTGCCCTGCTTTGCTCCAGGTTTTGCTGTATTTCTTTCTCCTGCTCCTGCAGTTGAACGATCGTCTGGTCGGTCTCTTTTTTGTCGGCAATCAGTGTGCCTCTTACCTTTTGTTCGGAGTATAATGCACCTGCTTTCTGGGCCCGCTGTTGCTCCAGGCTTTGCAGTTTCTGGCCCAGCAGTTCTTTGGTGGCCAGCAGGTTTTCTGCCTGACGGCGTCTGTTTTCGCGGTATTGCCGCAGGTAGTGGTAACGGCGGAGTGCATCGTTAAAACTGGTAGCCGAAAACAGGAAGTTAAGTACATCGTATTCACTTTTGGCTTTATAGGCGTATACGATCAGTTGCGCATAACGGGCGCGCAGTGAATCCACTTCTTTCTCCAGCGTTTGTACGTTATCGTTAGTACTACTGATATCGCCATCTATCTGGTTTATTTCCTGGTTAATGCTTCTGATCTGAGCATTGCGGTTTTCTATTTTCTGCTGTAGTTCCTTTTGCAGTCCCAGGTTTTGTTTGGTGGACTTGCGCGTTGATTGCAGGGCGCGGGTAGCTTCCTGAATTTCCTTCAACAGCTCTTGTTTACGGTTTTCAAGTACCGCGCGCGATTGTTTGTTACCGCGCTGTGCATATAGCAATGCCGGTAACAGCCAAAAAGCCATTAAAAACGGGATCAACTTTCTCAAAAAAGGTATGTTTTAGTAAGCAGGATTTTATACTATCTGCGTCTTATCCACTGCTCCGGGTTCTGTTTGGTAACACCTTTCCAGATCTGGAGTTCCACCTCACCTGTATTCTCAATATCATTCACACTGGCGGTACCGATTACCTGACCTGTTCTAACGTTGTCACCTTTTTTCACCCTGGTAGTCTGCAAACGGACATAGGTAGTAAAGTATTGTCCATGACGGATAATAATTACATATCCGGAGCCCGGCATTACTACTACGGATTTTACCTCACCTTCGAAGATGGCTTTCACTGCACCGCCTTTGTTGGTAGCGATGACGATACCATCTGATGGTACGGTGATATGTTCCATAACAGCATGCTGGTGTATACCGAAATGTTCGATGATATTACCCGCATCTACCGGCCATGGCAGTTTACCCCTGTTGGCTTCAAAGCTTTCTGACAGTGCCAGTGCTTCAGGAGTGGCTTCCAGCACGTTTTCAGTACGGGCCGGAGCAGGTTTTTCAGGTACCGGTGCAGGTTTCGCTGGCTCTGGTGTCGTCGTTGGCGCAGGTGTTGGTTTTACCGGAGCGGGTGTATTGGCAGCATTATTATTGTTGTGGGCAGCAGCGGCGGCGGCATCAGCTTTTGCTTTTTCTGCAGCGGCCAACGCGGCTTTACGCGCTTCCTCTTCTCTTCTGCGTTTCTCTTCTGCAGCTTTACGGCGGGCAGCTTCTTCCTCCATAGCCTTACGGCGCGCTTCTTCGATCTCACGACGGATTACCGCACGGATAGCTGCCTGTACTTTCTGCGCATCTTTGTTACGCTGATTAATATCGGTTACCAGTTCTTTCTCACGTCCTTTCAGTTTGGTGAGCACTTCGTCCTTCTCTTTCTTGTCCAGTTCCAGCGTAGACCTTTGCTCCTGCTCAGACTTGAGCACGTCAGCGCGTTTTACACGCTGGCTTTCCAGGCTCTGGATCTTTTTGCTCAGCTGGTCCTGGGTAGAAACGATATTGTCTGCCTGACGGCGGCGGTATTCACGGTATTGTTTCAGGTATTGAAAACGTTTTACGGCATCATTGAAGCTCTGGGCAGAAAACACAAAGTTCATCATGTCGTAGGAAGAGCGGTTCTTATAGGCATACACGATCAGTTGTGCGTATTGTGCCTTCAAAGTGTCCAGGTCTTTTTGCAGTGTTTTGACATCACGCGCGGCAGCGTTGATATCGCCGTTGATGAAGTTGATTTCCTCGTTGATATTATTGATCAGGCGGGTACGGAGTGTGATCTTATCTCTCAGCGCACGAAGCTGACCCAGGCTTTCCCGGGTAGAACGTTTGGTAACTTTCAGCTGCTCGTTTGCTTCTTCGATCTCCTTTTGCAGCTCTCTTTTCCTGCGCTCAAGTTCCTCCCGCGACTGTTGCTGCTGGCCGGTATTCTGGGCCACCAGCATAGCTGGCAACAACCATATGATCAATACAAACGGGATAATCTTCTTCAAATACAACATGACTATTTTAAGTAACTGCAATTAAATACCAGGTTCAAGTATATAAACGATAAATATACAACGTTTATTAGTTTAATGAAGATCACAGTGCCGGGAAATCTTGTTACATGCGTTTATAACTCGCCGGCGTATTGAACGGGAAACTTAATGGTACGTCAAAATCATAACGGGTAAAGTCCAGCGCTATTTTGGTCACGCTTTTCTCTTCCACGAAGATACGGCGCACTGTCGGGAACTTCCGGCCGGCCACATTCGCATAATCGCCATAGGTTAGTTCGCAGGAACGTCTGTTGGGATTAAGGCTGTCTTTGTCCATCACCTTGCTTTGCTGCAACCCGTAGTCATCTGCAAATACATTGAACAGGCTGGTGAACTTCGGATTTTCGCAGCTGAAGGAGATAACGGCAGGTGTTTTTACCAGACCAAATACTGAATCCGTCAGGTATACAGGATTACCGATCAGCAGGTCCTGTAAGGTTTTGAAGTCGAATGGAATGTTGAGCAGGTCTTCTGCGTCAGACATCTTCCTGAGAAATACCTGTTTGTCCATACGGTTGTACAACTTCAGGCTGTCGGGAGTTATTACCGCTCTCATGACCTCATCTATGATAGGTGCGGCGACAGACACCCAGATGATACTATCCTTTTTCATACGGATAGTGGCGGTCAGGTTGTTATGGCTTTTACTTTCGTTTTCAAAAGCCAGTTTCATCCTGCCGGAGAAAGTATTGAAGTTGATATTATTGTTGCGGATACCTTTCAGCATGTTCTCGATAAAGGCATTCCGTTCTTCTGCCGATGTAGTATCCCGGTGAGCGGCCAGTTTGCTGGTGTCTGTTGCCGGGAAAGTGTTGCGGGCCAGTTGTTTCGGGTGACGGCAGGCAGTGAAAGCCATACCGGCTATTCCAATTATTAACAGTAATGTTTTTTTCATGCAGCTATAAGCTTTTAGCGGCATCAGCACTCGCCATGGGTAATCAAGATACCGGGCATTCTCAGCTGAAGGCTATTGAATATATTTTTTTTCTGCGATCTTACGGACCAGGCCCACGGAGGTAGCTCCTTTGTCTTTCGCCTTCTGCCAGTATTCTACCGCTTTTGTGACATCTTTCAGATTAAACAGGATATCACCATAGTGTTCCAGCACATTTGGATTCTGTTGTGATTCCGGAAACTCCAGGGCTTTTTCTATCCAGTGTTTTGCTTCTTCGAACTTCTCCTGCCGGAATAATATCCAGGCGTAGGTATCCATGTAGGTTGGACTGTCCGGTTCTATTTCCAGGGACCTTTTGGACATTTCCTCGGCGCGGTCCAGGTTTTCGCCTCGGAGTGACAGGTAATAACTGTAGTTATTGAGTACCAGGGCATCCTGCGGCCGAAGCTGCAGCGCCCTTTCGTAACTGCTGTCGGACAGCTGGTGCTGGCCGGTAGCGTGGTAAGCGTCTCCCAGCAGGGACTGTACATCGGCCTGGAAACGTTTTTCTCCGGTGCCGATTTCCAGTGATTTGTTCAGCGCAGTAATGGCAGCCGGATATTGTTGTAACAGGAAGCTGGCCACCCCTTTAAAGTAGTAGCCCATAAACTCCTTGGGGAATTTTTCTGTTACCGTATTACTGAGTGTCAGCAGCGCGTTGGGTTCTTCCTTGCGGGAATAAATCCACATCAGCTGATACCATACCGAAAACCGGGTAGAGTCCAGGCTCAGTGCTTTGGTATAACATTCCTGGGCACTGTCCAGCATATCCACCTGGGAAAACATATCACCTCTCAGGGCATATGCTTTGGGTTCTTTCGGATGGGCTTTCACTACCAGTGCGGTGAGCTCCAGTCCTTCTTCCACCTTGGTAGAATCCAGCTGCATCATCTGCAGGTAAGGATACACATAGGCCACCTTTTCGTCGATGCTATAGGAGGAATTGGCAAAAGCGCGGGTGAGGTAGGCCCAGTAGCCGGCTTTATCATTTTTCTTTTTAGCATAAGACGCGAGGCCCAGCAAAGCCCTGGCATTGTCCGGGTCTTTAGTCAGCAGGTTTTTGTAGATGGCGATGGCATCCGCTGTACGGTCGTTGGCATCATATACCTCAGCGAGCAGGTAATGATAACGCAGTTCCTGCGGGTTGACATCCATGAGTTTACGGATCTCCGCAGCAGCCGAATCTACCTGGCTCATTTTGAGCAACAGCTTTTGTTTTTGGTAGATGATTTCTTCCACTACCCCTGTTTTCTGCTCCAGCTGGTTGAATGTAGCCAGGGCCGCAGCCGGTTTATTGGCTTTGGCGAGGAACATCGCCTTGTTGAACAGATAGTCTTCGCTGTTGGGGAAGCGGGTTGTCAGCCTGTCAAATACTGTAGCCGCACTGTCGTATTGCTCATTTACCGCAAATGCATCGGCCAGGGTGATCTGAAACCAGTGATTATCCGGGTCCATAGTGGCTGCACGGCGGGCGAAGCCCAGTGCATAACCCGGGTTCTGGACCTCCAGAAACAAACGGGCCAGTTCGTAATAAACGGTGGGATTGTTTTTGTTTAACCGCAGGTAGTCGGAATATTGGGTGATAGCTGTGCGGTAATCTCCCAGCATCTTGGAACGCTGGGCCGCAAAAAAAAGACTGTCAGCCCTCTGCTCCAACACAGCAGGGTCTTTGATAGCAGCACCATGACGCAAGGCTTTTTTAGGTCCGCTGCAAGCGCCTGTTATCAAAAGGCCGGCAACACCAATAACGGTTAAGAGTACACGCATTTATCAGGATTTACCGGTATGACCGAAGCCTCCTTCACCGCGAACGGTTTCTGTCAGCAACTCCACAGGCTGTATCACCGCCTGTACAAAAGGAGCGATGATCATCTGGGCTATACGGTCTCCGGGTTGTATCGTTTGTAGTTCGTTGGATAGGTTGATCATAATAACCTTGATCTCCCCTCTGTAATCCGCATCTATCGTGCCAGGCGTGTTGAGCAGGGTCAGTCCCTGCTTGATCGCCAGCCCGCTGCGCGGACGTAACTGAGCTTCATATCCGGTGGGTAGTTCCATGAACAACCCCGTTGGCACCAACATTCTTTCCAGTGGCTGGAGGGTTATCGCCGTCTCCAGGTGCGCACGCAGGTCCATACCTGCCGCTTCAGCAGTCGCATAAGCCGGCAGTTCATTACCAGACTTATTGATGATTTTCACAATTATATCAGCCATTGGGCAAAGATAATTTATTATTATTTAGCTATTTTCTCCAATAATACAACCGCATGGGCTGTCACCCCTTCTTCCCGGCCCACAAAGCCCAGTTTCTCTGTAGTAGTGGCTTTTACAGACACATCTTCCAGACCGATACGCAGTATTTCTGCAATCACCGCCTGCATCTCCGGCACATAGGCCTTAATCTTAGGCGCCTGCAGACACAGGGTACTGTCTACATTCACTACACCATAGCCCTTTTCTCCTATCAGCTGTGCACAACGGGCCAGCAGAATTTTACTGTCAATGTTTTTATAAGTATTGTCTGTATCCGGAAAATGTACGCCGATATCTCCAAGCGATAACGCTCCCAGCATAGCATCACAGATCGCGTGTAACAGCACATCTGCATCACTGTGTCCCAGCGCGCCCTTATGGTGAGGCACTTTTACGCCACCCAACCAGAAATCGCGGCCTTCCACCAGCTGATGAAAATCTACTCCCAGACCAATACGTATACTACTCATAGCTTATATTTTATAACATTTATGCCAATGCGCAAGGTAGGCATTAAAAATAAAAATCCCCCCGTTAAAAAAACGAGGGGACCTAATATATTTCTGAATTTTATTATTTATTTTTTTCAATTACCAGCCGGTCCTGCTTTCTTCATTCCTGGCCCCAAGGTCAAAGGTAAGTGTAAACCGCAAGGTGTTGGAAAGCGGGTTACGCTGTGTACCAGAGCCAGAAGGCACCAGGTAAGAGAAGTTAAGTCCGAAGATATCATATTTGATACCGACCCCCGCCGTAAAATACTTGCGGTTTCCTTTATTCTTGTTTTCATTAAAATAACCGGCCCTTACTGCAAACTGCTGGTTATACCAGTATTCCATACCCACGGAATACATCAGCTCCTGCAGTTCTTCCTTCAAACCTCCCGGTGCATCACCAAAGGAGCTGAACATACCCTGCAACACACCTTTTTCCTTGTAGTTACCCAGGGAGTCTGGTGTAGGTACCATCAACTTGTTGATGTCGAGGGCAAAAGTCAGCTGATTGGTTTCGTCCAGACTGAGTGTATAGGCAGTACCGATAGCCAGGTTGGTAGGCAGAAAGTCTTTGTTTTGTGCAGAACTGGTATAGGAGATCTTAGTACCGATATTAGAGATGGCCAGGCCCACATTCAATCTGTTGGCCAGCCCGTCTGCCTTTTCAAATTCTTTGGTATAGAAAGCGGAAATATCTGCCGCAAAAGCTTTACCAGGTCTGATCATAGTGCTGCCGTTAGTCTGCCCGCCAGCCAGATTGGAATAAATATAACGACCGGTCAATCCCATGGAGAAGTTATCAGACAATTTACGCGCATAACCTGCGTCAAATGCAAATTCCCGCGGACGGAAATCACCCAGGTCCTGGTTGGAGAAATCCCTGAAGTTGATAGTCCCCAGTGAAAAATAACGTAGTGAGGCAGAAACAGCCTGGTATTCGTCCAGTTTCGTATATCCACTAACGGTTGCCAGAAACACATCGTTCACCAACTCCTTTAACCAGGGTGTGTAAGTAACAGCGACACCACCATTAGCCTTTGCAAACGGCAGTTTGGACAAGTTCCAGTATATAGAAGAGGCATCCGGTGACAGTGCTACACCCACATCCCCCATTGCTCCGCTTCTGGCATCAGGTGTAATCCGGAGAAAAGGTACTGCGGTATTGATCGTTTTAGTACGGCCATCTAACTCACCTGTGTTTATCTGGGCTGAGGTTTTTAAACTTGTGAAAGTACTGTATATGAACACAAGGCTCAAAGTTACCTTTCGGATCATGCAACGTTCGTATTTAGATAGGGTGTAAAAATAAGCTTATTTATTAATATTAAAACGTAAGGGGTTTGATGTAGGGATAATGGCGAACTTGCTCTCCCAAATGCATGGGTCATAATAGTACCATTTTTCCACCCAAAGTCCTGGTTTTACCATTACTGCTAATAATCAGCCTGTAAATATAAATGCCGGCGGGTAACTTAGCTCCCGAATCACCTCTACCGTCCCAGGGGCTTCCATCAAAACGACTGGTACCAGAAAATATTGTGCTCCGCATTTTCTTAACCAATCGCCCATCTGTGCTAAATACCTGTAAATCTACCTGTAGTTGTTGTCCTTGCTGATTGTGCAGAAAAGAAAACCTGGTTACATCGTAAAAGGGATTGGGATAATTGACAACTTCCTCCACCGTCAGTGACCCCGGCTCTGCTACTTTGAAGAAGATCGTTGTTACAGTGCTGTTGTTATAGGTGTCCCAAGCCTTTATGGTAATACGATGCGCCCCGGTTGGTAATGCTGTCAGCGGAAAACGTACCTGTCCCTTCCGATAACTGTCCAAAGATGCTTCAAAATAATCATTTAAAACAAAATATTCTGAACTATCCAGGATCGCTATCAGATGATGCTCAGGGTTATTACCCGATACATTGATACCACTACTGTCTGCAAGATCTATCATCAGCAAAGGAGATGGTCCGGTCATATCACCGTTGACAAAACGTTTGCTATCCAACCACACTTTCACTTCCGGCCCAGTGACATCTGCCGGTGCATTATTCATCAGGCCCCCGGTTGTGAATCCTTGAAAATAACCACCACCGTCTGACATCTCACCGCAGGCATAATAACTTATCTTGCCATTTGCTTTTCCGGACTGTAAATCAGCAGGAACCGTAAATGCTACTGTAAAACGACCATCCTTCACCGTTTGTGTTCCTTTGAAGAGAACACGTTGCTGTAATTTGTATTCCGCCACCTGGCTACGGGGATCATTTCCCCGGGTACGGTAAGTGGCCGGCTGGTCATAAACCACCGTCGTTACCGTTCCCTGGTAATCCTCCAGTATATTGCCCCTGTTATCTGCTATATGTCCTTTGACAATGCAAGGCTGCAGCCCTTTCAGGGTATCCGTTTCCGTGCCAGCCTTCTGACCGTTGATACTGTCTGTTATAACGCGCCATTGCGGAAATGCAAGCGTCATCGACGGATCACCCAATAACTGGAACTTGCGGTTATTGATCACATCTCCCGAAGTGCTGTAGGTAGTATTTTTACCTTGTTGTATCGCTTCACCCAAACTACGCATGCTGCCATCAGCCAATGGGGTGAACGCCGCCTGCAGGTAATTGGTGTTCATCAACCGGTTGGAATTGGCGAAAACAGCCCGTGTGGTGGTCATCAGCGCAATCGCACCGGTATTTTGCTGTAAGAGCAACTGTGCCCCCAGGGAGTTAATGCCCGGATCATCGAAAGGCGCAAAATCGCAGGTAGCTGTAATCAGCAGCGGCAGCCTGTTTTCGTTCTTCCATTCCCGTACGCTGGCTGCATCCATAATAGTTTCTTCTGCCAGCCGGTTGTTGCTGCCATGCCCCGTATAATTCATTACCAGGGTACCACTGTTGATCGCATTGGCAATTGCTTTGTTCACCTCTGGTGAGCGGGGGCCGGAAGGGGTACTTTCCTGCGGATAGGCGTCCAGGTATATTTTACCGATGTTGGGCTGTGCATTGTTTTTGGCGATCATAGCCCCCATGGCTTCGGCATCATTAAAATGGAGGTTGTCATCTTCATCATCTGCCAGCAGTGTTACCTGATTACGCCAGGGACCAAAAGAAGCCGGCTGCTGGTAACGGATGATTTTATCCACAGCCATCCTGGCTTCTGTTGTATTACGAACAGGCAACCGGCCGATACCGATATCCAGCAGGTTGGTGATATCTGTACGGGTAATATCTTCTGTATCATCCAGCATGCCGAAGAAATCGTCCGACACATAGGAATGAATAGCATCCAGCGAGGCCTCACTTTGCCAGGACGGCACCAGGTTGGTATTATTCTTCACCCGCTGACGGTAATCGTAGGAGGCAGCGCCAAAGAGCAGCAGGTAACGAGGATGATCGCCCCGGTCGTAGTGCATCTTCACATAATTCCGGATGGCCGTAGGGTCCGGCGATCCGGATGCAAACTCATTGTATATCTGGCTGGTAGTCACCACCTGTACACTCAGCTGGTCGTGTTGCCGGCGCCAGGCTGCCAGCCTCTCCGCCTCAGCGCGGAAAGCCTCATGGGTGACGATCAACAAATCTGTCCCAGGAGCACCATGCAGGTCCTGATTGAGCACAGGCCCGCCCGGGACGGGCCTCCCGGTACTCCCCGGGTTAAAGGCAATAAACTCCCGCAACGAATCCGCAGAACGGATGAATGACAGGGAATCTGCCCGCAATGCAGTGCCCATGGCCAGCGGACGAAGCGGGTCGGTCACTTCCCATACCTGCGTTTGTGCAGTAGCGTTAGACAATACATATTGCAACTGCCGGGCAGTGCCTAAGCCATTGGTGCTGCGGAAATCCAACATGCCCGAAGCCGGTATCCGTAACGGACAACTGGCTGTCAGTTCCAGGTAATCCAGCCACCCTCTTGAGTTGATATCACCGGGCTGAAACTCCACCCCTGCCGAGACTGCGGCCTGCGAGACTGCAGCCGTGCCGGAAGCCATGGCAGCGGTAGCGATAGATTCAAATACGCTCCCACCTACAGGCAACAGATAAGTACTGGCTGCAGCGGTCCCGTTAAGGCTCACCTTAAAATTGCACCCGGAGGCACTGCGGGCTGCCGCCCTGAATTTAACAGTGACAGGGCCTTCCGGAGCTCCTGGCAACACAAAGTCATAGGTACGGCTATTGCCCACCACTTTACTGAATTCCTGTCCCCACCATTGTTTGCCGCTGCTGAGGAAATTGAGGCTGTCCCGTTCGTAAAAGGTATGGTAATCAAAAAAGAGCACTGTCCTGTCGGGGAGCTGAGTATTGTTGTCCTGCCAGATACGGGCACCATCCCCGCCGGTGGTGATAAAGTACCAGGAGACGTCGCTGTAAAGATTGTACTGGTGGGAGAAGCCGGGCTCCCAGGGATTCCATTGCCAGCGGTGGGGACCGGGCGCATAAAAGAGGATATAGTCGTTGCCGTTGAGATAACCGTCGCCTCCGTCATTTACCTGCAGGGCTACTTCGGGCAGATCGTCCGGATGCGGCTGACCATTGGCTTCGGGCAACATCTGGCCTCCACTGCCATAGAGGCGCACAGTGCCTGAGGGCAGCTGCCGGGTGTCTATCCCCATTTGCTGCAGCATCGGTACGTCAATCTTATATACGCCCGGGCCTGCTACGGATAATTTATACCAATTGCCCGATGTCAGTACGCTATGATTATTATAGGATCTAAGTCCTGTTTGTCCGGAGGCTGTCCTGCTATGGTATAGAAAAATTAACAGGAGCACAGGGAAAATATACGAAGGTTTCATTATCTTGATGGCCCTTTTCCATGCTTTCCAAAAGGTTGATGTAATGTAGAGAAAATATAAGATAAAAATTTCAAATATATCTCTTAATTTTCGCTGCTGTATTGTTCTTGGCGATAGTTCTATCAAGTCATGGCCGGGGCATATTACAAATTAATTTTTTTCGCCATAAAATAAAAAAGATTACATTTGCGTTTACTGTAAATATAATCGACTAAAGCTGTATCGCATGCGTAGATTAACCTCTTTATCATTGCTCGTTGGTACCGGCGTAATGCTATCCATGACTGCCTGTCACAAGGACGGTGGAGGACTTTTCGGCAAAAAGAAGGAAGCATCCTCTGCTACGGGCTGGAACTATAATGACCAGAAAATGGGTGGTTTCAGCGTAGCCAAAAATAAAAACCAGATCACAGGTCCGGGCCTTGTATTTGTACAGGGTGGTACTTTTGCCATGGGCGCCACTGAGCAGGATGTAATGGGCGACTGGAACAACATTCCTCGTCGTATTACAGTATCCTCCTTCTATATCGATGAATCCGAAGTGGCCAACGTGCACTATCGGGAGTATCTGTTCTGGCTGTCCCGTGTGTATAACGAATCCTTCCCGCAGGTTTACCGCAACGCGCTGCCGGATACCCTGGTATGGCGTAGTGAGCTGGCTTATAATGAGCCGCTGGTAGAATACTACTTCCGTCACCCGGCCTATAACGACTATCCGGTAGTAGGTGTAACCTGGAAACAGGCAACAGACTACTGTAAATGGCGTTCCAACCGTGTAAACGAAAAGCTGCTGATGGACAAAGGCCTGCTTTCCAAAGCAGACATTACCAACCAGTCTGACGATAATACCTTCGACACCAAAGCCTATAGTGCCGGCCTTTATGAAGGTACTCCGGGTAAAATGTCCAGCTCTGTTAAAAACCAGTTCAAAAACGCGGACGGTACTCCAAGGGCCGCCCAGTTTGAAGACGGTATCATGCTGCCCGCCTACCGCCTGCC belongs to Chitinophaga sp. HK235 and includes:
- a CDS encoding murein hydrolase activator EnvC; its protein translation is MRKLIPFLMAFWLLPALLYAQRGNKQSRAVLENRKQELLKEIQEATRALQSTRKSTKQNLGLQKELQQKIENRNAQIRSINQEINQIDGDISSTNDNVQTLEKEVDSLRARYAQLIVYAYKAKSEYDVLNFLFSATSFNDALRRYHYLRQYRENRRRQAENLLATKELLGQKLQSLEQQRAQKAGALYSEQKVRGTLIADKKETDQTIVQLQEQEKEIQQNLEQSRAEARQVDKAIQNAIRREIEEARKRELAAAAARKRKAEAKRKAQLAAREAARKKALAAAKKAGRKPPKVTVPEKDEDDDPPVKETPKEDVLAATPEALSLSRDFEANRGRLPWPVDAGRISGRFGTSSVGKVQVEHNGIVITTSRGAAVKAIFDGEVIMVFSVPGAGYMVTLRHGKYFTNYVRLVDVRVKKGMAVKRGHVLGAAAGSAVASNGEIELQIYRNMVLQNPERWIRHR
- a CDS encoding DUF4292 domain-containing protein; amino-acid sequence: MKKTLLLIIGIAGMAFTACRHPKQLARNTFPATDTSKLAAHRDTTSAEERNAFIENMLKGIRNNNINFNTFSGRMKLAFENESKSHNNLTATIRMKKDSIIWVSVAAPIIDEVMRAVITPDSLKLYNRMDKQVFLRKMSDAEDLLNIPFDFKTLQDLLIGNPVYLTDSVFGLVKTPAVISFSCENPKFTSLFNVFADDYGLQQSKVMDKDSLNPNRRSCELTYGDYANVAGRKFPTVRRIFVEEKSVTKIALDFTRYDFDVPLSFPFNTPASYKRM
- a CDS encoding murein hydrolase activator EnvC, which translates into the protein MKKIIPFVLIIWLLPAMLVAQNTGQQQQSREELERRKRELQKEIEEANEQLKVTKRSTRESLGQLRALRDKITLRTRLINNINEEINFINGDINAAARDVKTLQKDLDTLKAQYAQLIVYAYKNRSSYDMMNFVFSAQSFNDAVKRFQYLKQYREYRRRQADNIVSTQDQLSKKIQSLESQRVKRADVLKSEQEQRSTLELDKKEKDEVLTKLKGREKELVTDINQRNKDAQKVQAAIRAVIRREIEEARRKAMEEEAARRKAAEEKRRREEEARKAALAAAEKAKADAAAAAAHNNNNAANTPAPVKPTPAPTTTPEPAKPAPVPEKPAPARTENVLEATPEALALSESFEANRGKLPWPVDAGNIIEHFGIHQHAVMEHITVPSDGIVIATNKGGAVKAIFEGEVKSVVVMPGSGYVIIIRHGQYFTTYVRLQTTRVKKGDNVRTGQVIGTASVNDIENTGEVELQIWKGVTKQNPEQWIRRR
- the bshA gene encoding N-acetyl-alpha-D-glucosaminyl L-malate synthase BshA, giving the protein MRIGIVCYPTYGGSGVLATELGKALADKGHMVHFITYQQPVRLNAFHANIYYHEVQVPTYPLFDFPPYESALSSTMVDVILNQKLDLLHVHYAIPHASTAYLAKQIVSKQGRVVPFITTLHGTDITLVGKDKTYAPVVTFSINESDAITAVSENLRDETYKYFQIEKDISVIYNFVDTQRFRRREMPHFRNAIAPNGEKILLHVSNFRKVKRVPDVVKVFAKVREQIPAKLLLVGDGPDRPSIECLCRDLGICEDVRFVGKQEQLEDVMSISDLFLLPSDYESFGLAALEAMAAQVPVISSNAGGLPEINIPGQTGYMSDVGDVDDMAANALKLLQDDELLAKVRKGALAQALRFHIDNIIPQYEALYEQVLQQQVQQQAQLH